From Blastochloris viridis, one genomic window encodes:
- a CDS encoding N-acetylneuraminate synthase family protein, with protein sequence MIRPGEAPISKSVCQWQGGKPLERVFVFGDKKITDDSSPFVIAEVGHNHQGNLERCKAIFHAAAEAGADAVKIQKRDNRTLFTREMYDSHYDSENAYGPTYGTHREFLEFDAAQYRELKEYCDKIGILFFSTAFDDAAADFLAELDMPGYKIASGDLANIALLKKVAAFGKPIIVSTGGATMEDVRRAYDAIMPINSNLCIMQCTSGYPPPHEELNLRVIETFRNAFPDIVIGFSSHDSGIAMPLVGYMLGARVFEKHFTLNRAWKGTDQAFSLEPAGLKRVVRDLERARIALGNGIKTPYPSETSPLNKMVKRVVAARELPAGTVLSADDLAFRIPVSAKITAATLRPFEAEQLVGRLLTRSVSAEELVTLADVGIGEGDAVAV encoded by the coding sequence TTGATCAGGCCCGGCGAGGCTCCTATCAGCAAAAGTGTCTGCCAGTGGCAGGGAGGAAAGCCGTTGGAACGGGTTTTCGTGTTTGGCGACAAGAAGATCACGGATGATAGTTCTCCCTTCGTCATTGCCGAAGTGGGGCACAACCATCAGGGCAACCTCGAGCGTTGCAAGGCCATCTTCCACGCTGCTGCCGAAGCAGGGGCAGATGCGGTCAAGATCCAGAAGCGGGATAACCGAACGCTGTTCACTCGGGAAATGTACGATTCTCACTATGACAGTGAGAACGCTTATGGACCGACCTACGGCACCCATCGCGAGTTTCTGGAATTCGATGCCGCGCAGTATCGTGAATTGAAGGAATACTGCGACAAAATCGGAATCCTGTTCTTTTCGACCGCGTTCGACGATGCTGCGGCCGACTTTCTCGCGGAACTCGATATGCCGGGCTACAAGATCGCCTCGGGCGACTTGGCCAATATCGCGCTTCTCAAGAAGGTCGCCGCATTCGGCAAGCCGATCATCGTTTCGACCGGCGGCGCGACGATGGAGGATGTTCGGCGCGCCTATGATGCGATCATGCCGATCAACTCGAACCTTTGCATCATGCAGTGCACCTCGGGCTATCCGCCGCCGCACGAGGAGCTCAATCTGCGGGTGATCGAGACCTTCCGGAACGCCTTTCCGGACATCGTCATCGGCTTTTCCTCGCACGATTCCGGCATCGCCATGCCGCTGGTCGGCTACATGCTGGGCGCGCGGGTGTTCGAAAAGCACTTCACCCTCAACCGCGCCTGGAAGGGGACCGACCAGGCGTTCTCGCTGGAGCCGGCCGGCCTCAAGCGGGTGGTGCGCGACCTCGAACGCGCCCGCATCGCGCTCGGCAATGGCATCAAGACGCCATATCCGTCCGAGACCTCGCCCCTCAACAAGATGGTCAAGCGGGTGGTGGCGGCGCGCGAGCTTCCGGCCGGAACGGTGCTGAGTGCCGACGATCTCGCCTTCCGCATTCCGGTGAGCGCCAAGATCACGGCGGCGACGTTGCGACCGTTCGAGGCCGAGCAACTCGTCGGCCGCCTGCTGACGCGTAGCGTGTCGGCCGAAGAACTCGTCACGCTGGCCGATGTCGGGATCGGTGAGGGTGATGCAGTCGCCGTTTGA